The Microbulbifer sp. TB1203 nucleotide sequence GTTTTGCTCTCCGGCAACCACGAGAGAATACGCCGCTGGCGCCTCAAGCAGGCGCTGGCGCGCACACAACAGCGACGGCCCGATCTGCTGGAACGGCTGGAGCTGGACAGGGAGCAGAAGCAACTGTTGGAAGAAGCCCGGCAGGAGTGGAAATCCGAAGAAACTTGATGTCGGATTCGCCGTGAGGCGGGAGTAATCCGGTGAACTAGCTGAGAAGCTACACAATCTAGGGTTCTCTAAAAAATCGTAGCGAGCGGGTGGCTGGTGGTGGCCGCCGGAGCGCAGCAAGCGGAGTGTACTTTAGTACATGAGCATTGCGAGCACCGCCGGACGCCGCCAGGCGCACGCGCAGTAGATTTTTGAGAGCCCACTATTTGGGAGTATTCCAAATGACCAACAAAATTATTCAGCAACTGGAACAGGAACAGCTGAAAAGCGAAGTTCCCGCCTTTGCTCCGGGCGACACCGTGGTCGTTCAGGTAAAGGTAAAAGAAGGTAACCGCGAGCGTCTGCAGGCGTTCGAGGGTGTGGTGATTGGCAAGCGCAACCGCGGCTTGAACTCCTCCTTCACCGTGCGCAAGATCTCCCACGGCGTGGGCGTGGAGCGCACCTTCCAGACCCACAGTCCGCTGGTGGATAGTGTCCAGGTCAAGCGCCGCGGCGACGTGCGCCAGGCCAAGCTGTACTACCTGCGCAGCCTCACAGGTAAGGCCGCGCGTATCAAGGAAAAGCTCAACTGAGTCTTTTCCCCCGGGATGTGAAAAAAGCCGGAGCAGCGATGCTCCGGCTTTTTTATGATGCCCAACTTCCCTCCCGCTTGTGGGAGGGGCGGGAGGGAGAGGCTCCAAGGTGTAGGCGTTGCGGAGCATTTCATGGTGCCGGGAGGTGGGATATGTTAAAACACGCCAAGCGAGGCATTTGTTGCCAACCGGTGCCATACTGGCGGGAACCGGCAGCGGCCGCACAAGTCGAAGCCTGCAAGCAGACCAAGGAGCTATCGATAATGACCCTTTTCAATAAGCCGCTGATGATGATCGGCGCGCTGCTCGCCCTGTTGGGACAGAGCGCCTATGGAGCAGTTGACGCGGAAGTGGCCAAAAACATCAAGGCGCGCCTTCACGCAGCCAATCCCAAGGCCAGTTACGGCGAGGTGCGCGAGAGCCCGATCAGCGGCCTGTATGAAGTGGAAGTGGACGGGAGCAGCACGCTCTTCGTCTCCAAAGATGGCGGCCACTTCGTATTCGGCGACCTGTACCAGGTTGGAAGCGGTTCCCTGGTCAATCTTTCCGAGAAACGCCGCACCAAGCAGCGGGTCGAGGTGATGGAAGAGCAGGACCCGGGTGAAATGATCGTCTTTTCCCCCAAAGGCGAGACAAAGGCGCATATCTACGTGTTTACCGATGTGGACTGCGGCTATTGCCGCAAGCTGCACCAGGACGTGCCGGAGCTGAACAGGCGCGGTATCGAAGTGCGCTACCTGGCCTTCCCCCGCGCCGGCCTGAACTCCCTGGGGTATCGCAAGATCGCCACCGCCTGGTGTGCCGAAGACCGCAACAAAACCCTGACTGCACTGAAAAACCGCGAGAACGTGCCGCTCGATGTCTGTAAGAACAACCCCGTGGCTAAACAGTACAAGCTGGGCAATGAAGTGTTCGATGTGCGCGGCACCCCCACCATCGTAATGCAGGACGGCACCGTTGTGCCCGGCTACCTGCCTCCTGACACCATGGTGAAAGCCCTCGGTATCTGAGTGACGGGTTGGTCAGCGGCTGCTTTCCTGTCCGCTGGCCACCTGTCACCGGGCGCTATCCCTGTGCAATTTTATTGACATTTCTCCCCATCCCTCAGTATGGTTGTCGTCCTTTTATCGTCTTTCACACCATTTATTGCGCTGTAACCCGCGCGGAGGGAAGTTGTGAGCGCATCCGTCGAAGAGACCACCGAACAGGCAGCCCAGCGGCAGAAACCCCAATCCCCCCGGCGCGCGGTGCGCATCGGTATTTGTGGCCTGGGCACCGTTGGCAGCGGCACCGTCAATGTGCTTGCGCGCAACGCCGAACAGATTGCTGCGCGCTGCGGCCGCCCGGTGGAAATCGTGCAGATCGGCGCCCGCCGGGACAACCCGGCCTGTGATACCAGCGCGCTGAACGTCACCAGGGAAATTTTCGATGTCGCCGCCAATCCCGAAGTGGATATCCTGGTGGAGCTGGTCGGCGGCACCACCGTGGCCCGGGAGCTGGTGCTCGCGGCGATCGCCAACGGCAAGCACATCGTCACCGCCAACAAGGCGCTGATCGCCGAGCACGGCAACGAACTGTTTGCCACCGCCGCAGAGATGGGCGTGACCATTGCCTATGAAGCCGCGGTGGCCGGTGGTATCCCAATTATCAAATCCCTGCGCGAGGGCCTGGTGGGCAACCGCATCCAGTGGCTGGCGGGGATTATCAACGGTACAGGTAACTACATTCTCACCGAGATGCGCGACAAGGGCCGCAGCTTTGCCGAGGCCCTTGCCCAGGCGCAGCAGCTGGGCTACGCAGAGGCGGACCCCACCTTCGATGTGGAGGGTATAGACGCTGCCCACAAGCTGGTGATCATGGCCTCCCTCGCCTTCGGCATACCGCTGGCTTTCGACAAGGTCTATACGGAAGGCATCAGCGGCATCTCCAGCGAGGATATCCGCTACGCGGACGAACTGGGTTACCGGATCAAGCACCTGGGTATCGCCCGGCGCACCGAGCAGGGGGTGGAGCTGCGCGTGCACCCCACACTGATCCCCCAGCGGCGCCTGATCGCCAATGTAAACGGGGTGATGAATGCGGTGCTGGTCAACGGCGATGCCGTGGGCCCGACTCTCTATTACGGTGCCGGCGCCGGCGCCGAGGCCACCGCCTCCGCGGTGATCGCCGATATCGTGGATGTGGCGCGCACCCTGGAGGCCTTCCCGGACCAGCGGGTGCCCGCGGCGGGAGTGGCTCCGGGCAATCAGGATGGCGCCAGTGTCCTGCCCATGGACGAAGTGATCACCAGCTACTACCTGCGCATCTCCGCCCAGGACAAGCCCGGGGTCATGTCCCAAGTGGCGAAAATCTGCAGCGATCAGGGCATCAGCATCGAGGCGCTGATCCAGCACGAGCCGGCCGAGGGCGAGGCCCTGGTGCCGGTGGTGATTCTCACCAGCCGCGCCAAGGAAGCCCGTCTGCGCGAGGCGGTGGCACAGATAGAGACCCTGGATACCGTCGAGGGCGAGGTGGTGCGCATTCGTGTGGAGCCGCTGGGTTAGGCCGGAAGCGCCGGCTCCTGGTTTGAACTTTCCCTGTAGGAGCGGCCCATGGCCGCGATCGGTCTGTCGGTATTCCGCGAGCCCGATCGCGGCCATGGGCCGCTCCTACCAATAAATTTTCAGCTTTTTCAGAATCAAAATACCGTGAAATACATCAGTACCCGCGGCCGCGCGCCGTCCCTCTCCTTTGCCGATACCGTACTCACCGGCCTCGCCAGCGACGGCGGCCTCTATGTGCCGGAATCCCTGCCGAAATTTTCCGCAGAGGAAATCCGCGGGATGGCGGGTCTCGACTATCGCGAGCTGGCCTTTCGGATTATTCAGCCGTTTGTCGGCGAAGACCTCAGTGACGAAGAGCTGCGTGAAATCATTCAGCGTTCCTATAAAAATTTCCGCCACAGCGCCGTGGCGCCGCTGGTGCAGGCGAATACCAACGAGTGGATCCTGGAACTGTTCCACGGCCCCACTCTGGCGTTCAAGGACTTCGCATTGCAGTTTCTCGGTCAGCTGTTCGACCACCTGTTGAAAAAACGCGGCGAGCGGGTGGTGGTGATGGGGGCCACCTCCGGCGATACCGGCTCCGCGGCCATCGAGGGCTGTCGCCACTGCGACAACATCGATATTTTTATCCTGCACCCGCACAACCGGGTATCGGAGGTTCAGCGCCGCCAGATGACCACGGTACTGTCGGACAATGTGTTCAATATCGCCCTGGAAGGCAACTTCGACGACTGCCAGAACATGGTCAAGGCCAGCTTCGCCGACCAGTCATTCCTGCCGGACGGCCGGCGCCTGGTGGCGGTCAACTCCATCAACTGGGCGCGCATCATGGCGCAGATCGTCTATTACTTCTACGCCGCGGTGAACCTGGGCGCGCCGGAAAAGACGGTGAACTTCTCCGTACCCACCGGGAACTTCGGCGATATTTTTGCCGGCTACCTGGCGCGGCAGATGGGCCTGCCCATCGACCAACTGGTGATCGCCACCAACGCCAACGATATCCTGCACCGCTGCATCAGCGACAACGACCACTCTCCAAAACCGCTGGTGCACAGCCTGTCGCCGAGCATGGATATTATGGTGTCGAGCAATTTCGAGCGCCTGCTGTTCGATCTCTACGACCGCGACGGCGAAGCGGTGGCGGCATTGCTTGCCGATCGCAGTGTGTCTATGCACCTGGAGGAGCGGGCGCTGAAAAGGGCGCGGGAGGTCTTTTCATCCCACCGGCTGGACGACCTGCGCACCGTGGAGGTGATTCGCGAGATGTTCGAGTCCAGTGAATACCTGCTGGACCCGCACACCGCCATCGGTGTGGAGGCCGCCCGGCGGCAGCGCAAGTCGCGCCAGCAGCCCATGGTTTGCCTCTCCACCGCCCATCCGGCAAAATTCCCGGAAGCGGTTGCCCGCGCACTGCCAACGCAAAAGATCCCCCTGCCGGCGCACATGCAGGGCCTGTTCGAACGCGAGGAACGGATGCGGGTACTGCCCAACGACCTGGCGAAGGTCCACGAATTTATCGCGACAGCCCTGGCGTAACCAGGGGACAGTGTAGGGAGCGCCGTGCGCACCGGTACAATGGTGCGCACGGCGCACCCTACGCTTTGAGCGGCCGCGACCGGCACTCACTTTTGCGCCCGCAGCCAACAGCCAACAGCAAACGGAAAATATGAATAAGAAAATCCGGCGGCGGCCAGTGGATCTCTCCACTGGCCGTTTTGCTTCTGATACCCCGAAAATTCTCCAGCGGGTCCTGCTCGGTCGCGGTGTCGCCAGCGAGGCACAGCTGGACCACCGCTTGGCGAAGCTGTACCCACCCGAGTCCATGCGGGGCGTGGAAAGGGCGGTGGCGCTGCTGGTGGAGGCGGTGCGCGAGCAGCGGAAAATTCTGATCGTCGGCGATTTCGATGCCGACGGGGCCACCAGCAGTACTCTGGCGGTGCTGGCGCTCGGCGCCATGGGCGCGCCGTCGGTGGAATTCCTGGTGCCCAACCGCTTCGACTACGGCTATGGCCTGACGCCGGAAATCGTCGAAGTGGCAGTGGACTACCGGCCCGACCTGCTGATCACCGTGGACAACGGCATCAGCAGCATTGAAGGCGTGGCCGCGGCCAGGGCCGCGGGCATGACGGTGATCGTCACCGACCACCATTTGCCCGGGTCGCAATTGCCGGACGCGGATGCCATCGTCAATCCGAACCAGCCCGGCTGTGATTTTCCGAGCAAGCACCTGGCCGGCGTCGGGGTGATTTTCTACCTGTTGAGCCGTTTGCGCAGCGCGCTGGATGAGTGCGGCTGGTTCGCTGAAAGTGGCATTGCCGCGCCGAATATGGCCGAGTACCTGGACCTGGTGGCCCTGGGTACAGTCGCGGACCTGGTGCCCCTGGATCACAACAACCGCATTCTGGTGCACCAGGGCATAGCGCGCATCCGCGCCGGCCACTGCCGCCCGGGTATCAGTGCTCTTCTGGAAGTGGCCGGGCGCGACCAGCGCAAACTGTCCACCACCGACATCGGCTTTATCCTCGGTCCGCGCATCAATGCCGCCGGGCGCCTGGACGATATAGGCACCGGCATTCGCTGCCTGCTGAGCCGGGACCCGGTTGAGGCTCGCGATCTGGCGGCGGAACTGGACGGATTGAACCGGGACCGCAAGGCGATAGAGCAGGGCATGCAACGGGAAGCCATGGCGGCGCTGGAAAAGCTGCAACTCGAGGGCGAAATCCCCTGGAGCCTGTGCCTCTACGACGAGAACTGGCACCAGGGCGTGGTGGGGATTCTCGCCAGCCGGATCAAGGAAAAATTCCACCGTCCGGTCATCGCCTTTGCCGAGGGGGACAACGGTTTGATCAAGGGGTCGGCGCGCTCCATTCCCGGTCTGCACATTCGCGACGCGCTGAGCGATGTGGCGGCTGCGCATCCGGACCTGATCGAGAAGTTCGGTGGCCACGCCATGGCCGCCGGTTTGAGCCTGCGATCGGAAAACTTTGCCGCTTTTACCGATGCCTTCGAAATGGCGGTGCGCAACCGCCTGAGCGAATCGCAACTGGAAGCAGTGATCGATACCGACGGCGAACTGGAGGCGGTGGAATTCAGCCTGCACACCGCCGCGCAACTGCGCAACTGCGCACCCTGGGGACAGGCGTTTCCGGAGCCGGTGTTCGACGGTGAATTCCTGCTGTTGCAACAGCGCATCGTCGGCGACCGCCACCTGAAAATGGTGGTGGCCCCGGTCGCTGAACCCCAGCGGGCCCTGGACGCCATCGCCTTCAATGTGGACAGGGACCAGTGGCCGCAGCCGGCGGAAAAAATTCTCCTGGCCTACAAGCTGGATATCAACGAATATCGCGGACGCGAAACGCTTCAGTTGCTGGTAAGCCATCTGGAACCTGCTTGATACGTTTGCCGCAATGCGTTGCGTCACTCCGGCGCAAGCCGGAACCCAGGTGCCACTGAACTGGATATCGGCGCGCGGCGGTTTGACGAGTCAATGAGAGTTTGAAACTGCCGAAATGAAACGCAAACAACTCCAGGCCGAAGTCCTGCTGCTGTTCTCGGCCCTTTTCTGGGGCCTGGCGTTCGTGCCGCAGAAAATCGCCATGGAACATATCGAACCGCTGGCGTTCAACGCCTGGCGGTTCTTTCTCGGCGGTCTGCTGCTGATTCCCATTGTCTACCGGTTTTCCTACCGGCGGGCGCCGCGGCTTGGTAAAGAGATCCAGCCCGGCGAGGACGGCGGCCACCGGGTGAAACACGACTGGCGGGCCTGCCTGCCCGGTGGCGCAGTGCTGGGATTCTGGCTGTTTCTCGGCGCCGCGCTGCAGCAGGCCAGCCTGCTCTATACCACCGCTGGCCGCGCGGGCTTTATCACCGGTTTCTACCTGCTGCTGGTGCCGGTGATCGGCCTGTCTCTGGGCCATAGGACCAATCACTGGACCTGGGGTGGCATAGCGCTGGCGCTGCTGGGTCTCTATGGCCTGGCGGATTTCAGCGAGGAGGCGCAATTGATCGGCGACCTGATGGTGTTCGCCAGCGCCTTCGTGTTCGCCATCCAGGTACTGTCCGCCGATTACCTGGTGCGCCGCTACGACGCCCTGCGCCTGGCCTGCGTGCAGTTCCTGGTGTGCGGGTTGCTGTCGGCGGTGACGTCGCTGATTGTGGAAGCGCCCTCGCTGGCTTCCGCATTCGCGGCGGCCTGGCCCATCGCCTACATGATGATTTTCTCCACCGCCATTGCCTTTACGTTCCAACTGTTGGCCCAGCGCCACGCGGCGCCTTCCCACGCCACGGTGATCATGAGTCTGGAGTCTGTATTTGCTCTGGTTGCGGGCTGGCTGTTCCTCAACGAGCTGCTGAGCGTGAAAGAACTTGTGGGTTGCGGGCTGATGCTCGCCGGTATGCTGGCGAGCCACTACGGTAACCACACGGGGAGCCACCATTGATCGACTTGTCCGCCCTGGCGTTGTTTGT carries:
- the rplS gene encoding 50S ribosomal protein L19, which codes for MTNKIIQQLEQEQLKSEVPAFAPGDTVVVQVKVKEGNRERLQAFEGVVIGKRNRGLNSSFTVRKISHGVGVERTFQTHSPLVDSVQVKRRGDVRQAKLYYLRSLTGKAARIKEKLN
- a CDS encoding thioredoxin fold domain-containing protein, coding for MTLFNKPLMMIGALLALLGQSAYGAVDAEVAKNIKARLHAANPKASYGEVRESPISGLYEVEVDGSSTLFVSKDGGHFVFGDLYQVGSGSLVNLSEKRRTKQRVEVMEEQDPGEMIVFSPKGETKAHIYVFTDVDCGYCRKLHQDVPELNRRGIEVRYLAFPRAGLNSLGYRKIATAWCAEDRNKTLTALKNRENVPLDVCKNNPVAKQYKLGNEVFDVRGTPTIVMQDGTVVPGYLPPDTMVKALGI
- a CDS encoding homoserine dehydrogenase, yielding MRIGICGLGTVGSGTVNVLARNAEQIAARCGRPVEIVQIGARRDNPACDTSALNVTREIFDVAANPEVDILVELVGGTTVARELVLAAIANGKHIVTANKALIAEHGNELFATAAEMGVTIAYEAAVAGGIPIIKSLREGLVGNRIQWLAGIINGTGNYILTEMRDKGRSFAEALAQAQQLGYAEADPTFDVEGIDAAHKLVIMASLAFGIPLAFDKVYTEGISGISSEDIRYADELGYRIKHLGIARRTEQGVELRVHPTLIPQRRLIANVNGVMNAVLVNGDAVGPTLYYGAGAGAEATASAVIADIVDVARTLEAFPDQRVPAAGVAPGNQDGASVLPMDEVITSYYLRISAQDKPGVMSQVAKICSDQGISIEALIQHEPAEGEALVPVVILTSRAKEARLREAVAQIETLDTVEGEVVRIRVEPLG
- the thrC gene encoding threonine synthase, producing MKYISTRGRAPSLSFADTVLTGLASDGGLYVPESLPKFSAEEIRGMAGLDYRELAFRIIQPFVGEDLSDEELREIIQRSYKNFRHSAVAPLVQANTNEWILELFHGPTLAFKDFALQFLGQLFDHLLKKRGERVVVMGATSGDTGSAAIEGCRHCDNIDIFILHPHNRVSEVQRRQMTTVLSDNVFNIALEGNFDDCQNMVKASFADQSFLPDGRRLVAVNSINWARIMAQIVYYFYAAVNLGAPEKTVNFSVPTGNFGDIFAGYLARQMGLPIDQLVIATNANDILHRCISDNDHSPKPLVHSLSPSMDIMVSSNFERLLFDLYDRDGEAVAALLADRSVSMHLEERALKRAREVFSSHRLDDLRTVEVIREMFESSEYLLDPHTAIGVEAARRQRKSRQQPMVCLSTAHPAKFPEAVARALPTQKIPLPAHMQGLFEREERMRVLPNDLAKVHEFIATALA
- the recJ gene encoding single-stranded-DNA-specific exonuclease RecJ: MNKKIRRRPVDLSTGRFASDTPKILQRVLLGRGVASEAQLDHRLAKLYPPESMRGVERAVALLVEAVREQRKILIVGDFDADGATSSTLAVLALGAMGAPSVEFLVPNRFDYGYGLTPEIVEVAVDYRPDLLITVDNGISSIEGVAAARAAGMTVIVTDHHLPGSQLPDADAIVNPNQPGCDFPSKHLAGVGVIFYLLSRLRSALDECGWFAESGIAAPNMAEYLDLVALGTVADLVPLDHNNRILVHQGIARIRAGHCRPGISALLEVAGRDQRKLSTTDIGFILGPRINAAGRLDDIGTGIRCLLSRDPVEARDLAAELDGLNRDRKAIEQGMQREAMAALEKLQLEGEIPWSLCLYDENWHQGVVGILASRIKEKFHRPVIAFAEGDNGLIKGSARSIPGLHIRDALSDVAAAHPDLIEKFGGHAMAAGLSLRSENFAAFTDAFEMAVRNRLSESQLEAVIDTDGELEAVEFSLHTAAQLRNCAPWGQAFPEPVFDGEFLLLQQRIVGDRHLKMVVAPVAEPQRALDAIAFNVDRDQWPQPAEKILLAYKLDINEYRGRETLQLLVSHLEPA
- a CDS encoding DMT family transporter; translated protein: MKRKQLQAEVLLLFSALFWGLAFVPQKIAMEHIEPLAFNAWRFFLGGLLLIPIVYRFSYRRAPRLGKEIQPGEDGGHRVKHDWRACLPGGAVLGFWLFLGAALQQASLLYTTAGRAGFITGFYLLLVPVIGLSLGHRTNHWTWGGIALALLGLYGLADFSEEAQLIGDLMVFASAFVFAIQVLSADYLVRRYDALRLACVQFLVCGLLSAVTSLIVEAPSLASAFAAAWPIAYMMIFSTAIAFTFQLLAQRHAAPSHATVIMSLESVFALVAGWLFLNELLSVKELVGCGLMLAGMLASHYGNHTGSHH